The Micromonospora sp. Llam0 genome includes a window with the following:
- the rny gene encoding ribonuclease Y, with the protein MTGLEWLLFAAVVVLAGLVLAGLALGARALRRLTTPAAATPVEEDPAFVAARDRQERSLAALRTAADEASSAVEQAKAAAAAARTDAAAAKAEATAARAEARRVLDAARAEADTILERAHRQAETEAEQVRAAARRSGEREIAMLSRTVKEQSAELDRRGQRMDERERQHAEEADRVAERDRRLTATAAELAERKAALAAREADLAAAEERWQRELERVAGLTAEAARGELVEAIEGQAKREAAILVRDIEADARNTADQRARHIVVDAIQRVASEQTAESVVSVLHLPGDEMKGRIIGREGRNIRAFESVTGVNLIIDDTPEAVLLSCFDPVRRETGRLTLEKLVLDGRIHPHRIEEVFETARQEVEQLCHRAAEEALVDVGITEIHPELATLLGRLRYRTSYGQNVLKHLVETAHIAGVMAAELRLDVPLIKRCAFLHDIGKALTHEVEGSHALIGADLARKYGESEEVVHAIEAHHNEVPPQTVEAVLTQASDACSGGRPGARRESLEAYVKRLERIEEIAAGKIGVEKVFAMQAGREIRVMVKPDDVDDIGAAVLARDVAKQIEEELTYPGQIRVTVVRESRVTEIAR; encoded by the coding sequence ATGACCGGGCTGGAGTGGTTGCTCTTCGCCGCAGTCGTCGTGCTCGCCGGCCTGGTGCTCGCCGGCCTCGCGCTTGGCGCCCGCGCGCTGCGCCGGCTCACCACACCGGCGGCCGCGACACCGGTTGAGGAGGACCCGGCTTTCGTCGCCGCCCGCGACCGGCAGGAACGCTCCCTCGCCGCGCTGCGTACCGCAGCCGACGAGGCGTCCTCCGCCGTCGAGCAGGCCAAGGCCGCCGCCGCCGCGGCCCGTACCGACGCCGCCGCCGCCAAGGCCGAAGCGACCGCCGCCCGGGCCGAGGCCCGCCGGGTGCTCGACGCCGCCCGGGCCGAGGCGGACACCATCCTGGAGCGGGCCCACCGGCAGGCCGAAACCGAGGCCGAGCAGGTCCGGGCCGCAGCCCGGCGCAGCGGCGAACGGGAGATCGCGATGCTCTCCCGGACCGTCAAGGAGCAGTCCGCCGAGCTGGACCGGCGCGGCCAGCGGATGGACGAGCGGGAACGTCAGCACGCCGAGGAAGCCGACCGGGTCGCCGAGCGGGACCGCCGGTTGACCGCCACCGCCGCCGAACTCGCCGAACGAAAGGCCGCCCTGGCCGCCCGGGAAGCGGACCTGGCGGCCGCCGAGGAACGATGGCAGCGGGAGCTGGAACGGGTCGCCGGGCTGACCGCCGAGGCGGCCCGCGGCGAGCTCGTCGAAGCGATCGAGGGCCAGGCCAAACGGGAGGCGGCGATCCTGGTCCGCGACATCGAGGCCGACGCCCGCAACACCGCCGACCAGCGGGCCCGGCACATCGTGGTGGACGCCATCCAGCGGGTCGCCAGCGAACAGACCGCAGAGAGCGTGGTCAGCGTCCTGCATCTGCCCGGCGACGAGATGAAGGGCCGGATCATCGGGCGGGAAGGCCGCAACATCCGGGCGTTCGAATCCGTCACCGGGGTCAACCTGATCATCGACGACACACCCGAGGCGGTCCTGCTGTCCTGCTTCGACCCGGTGCGCCGGGAGACCGGCCGGCTCACCTTGGAGAAGCTGGTGCTCGACGGCCGGATCCATCCGCACCGGATCGAGGAGGTCTTCGAGACCGCCCGGCAGGAGGTGGAGCAGCTGTGCCACCGGGCGGCCGAGGAGGCGCTCGTCGACGTCGGCATCACCGAGATCCACCCTGAGCTGGCCACCCTGCTGGGCCGGCTGCGCTACCGGACCTCGTACGGCCAGAACGTGCTCAAGCATCTGGTGGAGACCGCGCACATCGCCGGGGTGATGGCCGCCGAGCTGCGCCTGGACGTGCCGCTGATCAAGCGGTGCGCCTTCCTGCACGACATCGGCAAGGCGCTGACCCACGAGGTCGAGGGCAGTCATGCGCTCATCGGTGCCGACCTGGCCCGCAAGTACGGCGAATCCGAAGAGGTGGTGCACGCCATCGAGGCGCACCACAACGAGGTGCCGCCGCAGACCGTCGAGGCGGTGCTCACCCAGGCATCCGACGCGTGCTCCGGCGGTCGTCCCGGTGCCCGGCGGGAAAGCCTGGAGGCGTACGTCAAGCGGCTGGAACGGATCGAGGAGATCGCCGCCGGCAAGATCGGCGTGGAGAAGGTCTTCGCCATGCAGGCCGGCCGGGAGATCCGGGTGATGGTCAAGCCGGACGACGTGGACGACATCGGTGCCGCGGTGCTGGCCCGTGACGTGGCCAAGCAGATCGAGGAGGAGCTGACCTACCCGGGGCAGATCCGGGTGACCGTGGTCCGAGAATCCCGGGTCACCGAGATCGCCCGCTGA
- a CDS encoding amino acid ABC transporter permease has protein sequence MSQQQSVLYDAPGPRARRVTLIVSVLSAVAAVIAGYFLVYRPLAEREQFTMEKWGPLIDPGNEVFGQVWTLLGEGVTATLTAAGLAIVLSLLFGTALAVLRIQLKALLRRRFTGLATSFALALRALSWLLNLVTRFCVEVFRGLPVVITIFFVARGLPDLGVEIVLPFGHEMLPYLVLGLTIYNGVVIAEILRSGMEGLPSGQRESAAAIGLTSFQTTRMILLPQAFRIMLPALISQLIVVLKDTSLGFIIGYQETLLVGRTIIQNLRNPIQVYLVIGVLFIAVNYALSKLAESVQRRLAQGRRTSTAAQPPTPPPASTLAGQQTAAGTGGSATGTATSDTA, from the coding sequence ATGAGTCAGCAGCAGAGCGTGCTGTACGACGCCCCCGGACCACGGGCCAGGCGGGTCACGCTGATCGTCAGCGTGCTGTCGGCCGTCGCCGCCGTCATCGCCGGCTACTTCCTGGTCTACCGGCCGCTGGCCGAACGCGAGCAGTTCACCATGGAGAAGTGGGGTCCGCTGATCGACCCCGGCAACGAGGTGTTCGGTCAGGTCTGGACGCTGCTCGGCGAGGGTGTCACCGCCACGCTGACCGCCGCCGGGCTGGCGATCGTGCTGTCGTTGCTGTTCGGCACCGCGCTGGCGGTGCTGCGGATCCAACTGAAGGCGTTGCTGCGCCGCCGGTTCACCGGGCTGGCCACCTCCTTCGCGCTGGCGCTGCGGGCACTGAGCTGGCTGCTGAACCTGGTGACCCGGTTCTGCGTCGAGGTGTTCCGCGGCCTTCCGGTGGTGATCACCATCTTCTTCGTCGCCCGGGGCCTGCCGGATCTCGGGGTGGAGATCGTCCTCCCGTTCGGCCACGAGATGCTGCCGTACCTGGTGCTGGGCCTGACCATCTACAACGGTGTGGTGATCGCCGAGATCCTGCGCTCCGGGATGGAGGGTCTGCCGTCGGGGCAGCGCGAGTCCGCCGCCGCGATCGGGTTGACGTCGTTCCAGACCACCCGGATGATCCTGCTGCCGCAGGCGTTCCGGATCATGCTGCCGGCCCTGATCAGCCAGCTGATCGTGGTGCTCAAGGACACCTCGTTGGGCTTCATCATCGGCTACCAGGAGACGCTGCTGGTCGGCCGGACGATCATCCAGAACCTGCGTAACCCGATCCAGGTGTACCTGGTGATCGGGGTGCTGTTCATCGCGGTCAACTACGCGCTGTCCAAGCTCGCCGAGTCGGTGCAGCGGCGACTGGCCCAGGGCCGGCGGACCAGCACCGCAGCCCAGCCGCCGACGCCACCGCCGGCATCGACGTTGGCCGGCCAGCAGACCGCCGCCGGCACCGGCGGCAGCGCCACCGGCACGGCTACGTCGGACACCGCCTGA
- a CDS encoding amino acid ABC transporter permease, with the protein MRVLVDHFDVFVGGFWLTLQLCVLSATGALLIGTFVAILRISPVPPLRWLGGAYVTVLRNVPLTVVMFFSAFGLPALGSNADFLRIPGLSTVFSRLGIDLPYFRFAIIALSVYTGAFVCEAIRSGINAVPPGQAEAARAIGLTFTQNLRYVVLPQAWKAAIVPLGSVIIAMIKNSALAGFFGVVGDLSNSAQNLTSALGEPIIPVFVGISIGFLIMTVPLGLLLDRVEARRAVAR; encoded by the coding sequence GTGAGAGTGCTCGTCGACCACTTCGACGTGTTCGTCGGAGGTTTCTGGCTCACCCTGCAGCTGTGCGTGCTGTCCGCGACCGGCGCCCTGCTGATCGGCACGTTCGTCGCGATCCTGCGGATCTCGCCGGTGCCGCCGCTGCGCTGGCTCGGCGGGGCGTACGTGACGGTGCTGCGCAACGTGCCGCTGACCGTCGTGATGTTCTTCTCGGCCTTCGGGTTGCCGGCGCTCGGGTCGAACGCCGACTTCCTGCGGATCCCCGGGCTGAGCACCGTGTTCAGCCGGCTCGGCATCGACCTGCCGTACTTCCGGTTCGCGATCATCGCGCTGAGCGTCTACACCGGCGCGTTCGTCTGCGAGGCGATCCGCAGCGGGATCAACGCGGTGCCGCCCGGCCAGGCGGAGGCCGCCCGCGCGATCGGCCTGACCTTCACCCAGAATCTGCGGTACGTGGTACTCCCCCAGGCGTGGAAGGCCGCGATCGTCCCGCTGGGCAGCGTCATCATCGCCATGATCAAGAATTCGGCGCTGGCCGGCTTCTTCGGGGTGGTCGGCGACCTGTCCAACTCGGCGCAGAACCTGACCAGCGCCCTCGGCGAGCCGATCATCCCGGTCTTCGTCGGCATCTCGATCGGCTTCCTGATCATGACCGTGCCGCTCGGGCTGCTGCTCGACCGGGTCGAGGCCCGCCGGGCGGTGGCCAGATGA
- a CDS encoding glutamate ABC transporter substrate-binding protein, giving the protein MRISRMAAVAASAALAVSMAACGDSGGDGTGSENPDVATPSFEAGTTMAELSEAGTMTVGTKFDQPGFGLQGLDGEPAGFDVEIAKLIAAELGIAADDIEYVEAPSAVREELLEQDRVDIVVATYTINPARKERIDFAGPYYVAGQHIMVRTDDDSITGPESFEAGDKKVCSAQGSTPAENIQEYLADAGEQLVLFDVYEKCVDALRGGQVDAVTTDNVILLGFIADNEGDFKLAGEKFTDEPYGIGVKKGDDAFRDFINDTLEKIYEDGSYAQAWESTAGEFDDNTPTGPAVDRY; this is encoded by the coding sequence ATGCGTATCTCACGCATGGCGGCGGTAGCCGCATCGGCCGCGCTGGCGGTGTCCATGGCGGCCTGCGGCGACAGCGGCGGGGACGGCACCGGCAGTGAGAACCCCGACGTCGCGACGCCGAGCTTCGAGGCCGGCACCACGATGGCCGAGCTGAGCGAGGCCGGCACCATGACCGTCGGCACCAAGTTCGACCAGCCCGGCTTCGGCCTGCAGGGCCTCGACGGCGAGCCGGCCGGCTTCGACGTCGAGATCGCCAAGCTGATCGCGGCCGAGCTGGGCATCGCCGCCGACGACATCGAGTACGTCGAGGCGCCGTCCGCGGTCCGCGAGGAGCTGCTGGAGCAGGACCGGGTGGACATCGTGGTGGCCACCTACACCATCAACCCCGCCCGCAAGGAGCGGATCGACTTCGCCGGCCCGTACTACGTCGCCGGCCAGCACATCATGGTCCGCACCGACGACGACTCGATCACCGGACCGGAATCGTTCGAGGCCGGCGACAAGAAGGTCTGCTCGGCGCAGGGTTCGACCCCGGCGGAGAACATCCAGGAGTACCTGGCCGACGCCGGCGAGCAGCTGGTGCTCTTCGACGTCTACGAGAAGTGCGTGGACGCGCTGCGCGGCGGTCAGGTCGACGCGGTCACCACGGACAACGTGATCCTGCTCGGCTTCATCGCCGACAACGAGGGCGACTTCAAGCTGGCCGGTGAGAAGTTCACCGACGAGCCGTACGGCATCGGGGTGAAGAAGGGCGACGACGCGTTCCGCGACTTCATCAACGACACCCTGGAGAAGATCTACGAGGACGGCTCGTACGCGCAGGCGTGGGAGTCCACCGCAGGCGAGTTCGACGACAACACCCCGACCGGTCCGGCGGTCGACCGCTACTGA
- a CDS encoding amino acid ABC transporter ATP-binding protein produces MTVTASEPLIVLSGVNKWFGPLHVLDDVDLSVDRGEVVVVIGPSGSGKSTLCRAINRLEPISSGTILFDGRPLPAEGRALARLRSEVGMVFQSFNLFAHRTILDNVTLGPVKVRREKASVVRERALQLLDRVGIANQADKFPAQLSGGQQQRAAIARALAMQPKAMLFDEPTSALDPEMVGEVLDVMTSLAAEGMTMVVVTHEMGFARHAANRVIFMADGQLVEDAPPTEFFSNPRSDRAKDFLSKILTH; encoded by the coding sequence ATGACAGTGACAGCCAGTGAGCCGCTGATCGTGCTCAGCGGGGTCAACAAGTGGTTCGGTCCGCTGCACGTGCTCGACGACGTCGACCTCTCGGTCGACCGCGGTGAAGTGGTGGTGGTGATCGGGCCGTCCGGCTCCGGCAAGTCCACTCTGTGCCGCGCGATCAACCGGCTGGAGCCGATCAGCTCCGGGACCATCCTGTTCGACGGCCGGCCGCTGCCGGCGGAGGGCCGGGCCCTGGCCCGGCTGCGCAGCGAGGTCGGCATGGTGTTCCAGTCGTTCAACCTGTTCGCGCACCGGACGATCCTGGACAACGTCACGCTCGGCCCGGTGAAGGTACGCCGGGAGAAGGCGTCGGTGGTCCGGGAGCGGGCGCTGCAGCTGCTCGACCGGGTCGGCATCGCCAACCAGGCGGACAAGTTCCCGGCCCAGCTCTCCGGCGGCCAGCAGCAGCGGGCGGCGATCGCCCGGGCGTTGGCGATGCAGCCCAAGGCGATGCTGTTCGACGAGCCGACCAGCGCGCTCGACCCGGAGATGGTCGGCGAGGTGCTGGACGTGATGACCTCGCTGGCCGCCGAGGGGATGACGATGGTCGTCGTCACCCATGAGATGGGCTTCGCCCGGCACGCCGCGAACCGGGTCATCTTCATGGCCGACGGGCAGCTGGTCGAGGACGCCCCGCCGACCGAGTTCTTCAGCAACCCGCGCAGCGACCGGGCGAAGGACTTCCTGTCGAAGATCCTCACCCACTGA
- the miaB gene encoding tRNA (N6-isopentenyl adenosine(37)-C2)-methylthiotransferase MiaB: MTTSAADARHPRTYQVRTYGCQMNVHDSERISGLLESAGYVRAGEADDPDVVVFNTCAVRENADNRLYGNLGHLRPVKEKRPQMQIAVGGCLAQKDRGEIVRRAPWVDVVFGTHNIGALPTLLDRARHNSAAEVEILESLEVFPSTLPTRRESTYAGWVSISVGCNNTCTFCIVPSLRGREKDRRPGDVLAEVRALVDEGVLEVTLLGQNVNSYGVEFGDRFAFGKLLRACGGIDGLERVRFTSPHPKDFTDDVIAAMAETDNVCHSLHMPLQSGSDTVLRAMRRSYRADRYLGIIDKVRTAMPDAAITTDIIVGFPGETDADFERTLDVVRAARFSSAFTFQYSKRPGTPAADMPGQLPKPVVQERYDRLIACLEEITWAENRRLLGQTVEVLVAVGEGRKDGRTGRLSGRARDGRLVHFDAGRLAGRVRPGDLVEVVVSYAAPHHLNADGEPVAHRRTRAGDAYEAGQTPRTAGVLLGLPTVGAPPPAPVAASACDR, encoded by the coding sequence ATGACTACCAGCGCAGCAGATGCCCGCCACCCGCGTACCTATCAGGTGCGCACCTACGGCTGCCAGATGAACGTGCACGACTCTGAACGGATCTCCGGCCTGCTGGAATCGGCCGGCTACGTCCGGGCGGGGGAGGCCGACGATCCGGACGTCGTCGTCTTCAACACCTGCGCGGTGCGGGAGAACGCCGACAACCGGCTGTACGGCAACCTCGGTCACCTGCGACCGGTCAAGGAGAAGCGGCCGCAGATGCAGATCGCGGTCGGCGGCTGCCTCGCCCAGAAGGACCGGGGCGAGATCGTCCGCCGGGCCCCCTGGGTTGACGTCGTCTTCGGCACGCACAACATCGGCGCGCTGCCGACCCTGCTGGACCGGGCCAGGCACAACTCCGCCGCCGAGGTCGAGATCCTCGAATCACTGGAGGTCTTCCCCTCCACCCTGCCGACCCGGCGGGAGTCGACCTACGCCGGCTGGGTGTCGATCTCCGTCGGCTGCAACAACACCTGCACCTTCTGCATCGTGCCGTCGCTGCGCGGCCGGGAGAAGGACCGCCGACCCGGCGACGTCCTCGCCGAGGTGCGGGCCCTGGTCGACGAGGGCGTGCTGGAGGTGACCCTGCTCGGCCAGAACGTCAACTCCTACGGCGTCGAGTTCGGCGACCGGTTCGCGTTCGGCAAACTGCTGCGCGCCTGCGGCGGGATCGACGGGCTGGAACGGGTCCGGTTCACCAGCCCGCACCCGAAGGACTTCACCGACGACGTGATCGCCGCGATGGCCGAGACCGACAACGTCTGCCATTCGCTGCACATGCCGTTGCAGTCCGGTTCAGACACCGTGCTGCGGGCGATGCGCCGCTCCTACCGCGCCGACCGCTACCTCGGCATCATCGACAAGGTACGGACGGCGATGCCCGACGCGGCGATCACCACCGACATCATCGTCGGCTTCCCCGGTGAGACCGACGCCGACTTCGAACGCACCCTCGACGTGGTACGGGCCGCCCGGTTCTCCTCGGCGTTCACCTTCCAGTACTCGAAACGCCCCGGCACGCCGGCCGCCGACATGCCCGGCCAGCTGCCGAAACCGGTGGTGCAGGAGCGCTACGACCGGCTGATCGCCTGCCTGGAGGAGATCACCTGGGCGGAGAACCGTCGGCTGCTCGGCCAGACCGTCGAGGTGCTGGTCGCGGTCGGCGAGGGCCGTAAGGACGGGCGGACCGGGCGGCTGTCCGGCCGGGCCCGGGACGGTCGGTTGGTGCACTTCGACGCCGGTCGGCTCGCCGGGCGCGTCCGCCCCGGCGACCTGGTCGAGGTGGTCGTCAGCTACGCGGCACCGCACCACCTCAACGCCGACGGCGAGCCGGTCGCCCACCGCCGGACCCGGGCCGGTGACGCGTACGAGGCGGGGCAGACGCCGCGTACCGCCGGGGTGCTGCTGGGGTTGCCGACGGTGGGCGCCCCACCCCCGGCGCCGGTGGCCGCCTCGGCCTGCGACCGCTGA
- a CDS encoding DUF349 domain-containing protein translates to MSDWTSFGRVDADGTVYVKTAEGERAVGSWQAGAPEEGLAHFARRFADLVTEVDLTEARLQSGAADATHSLSTIRRLRGSLAEAHVVGDLDSLADRLDKLATLAEEKAAQARAARDAARTAALARKTELVAEAEQLAAESTGWKSTGDRFREILDEWKTIRGVDKKTDGELWKRFAAARDGFTRRRGAHFATLDAQRKQAQSAKNELVAEAEALAESTDWASTASRLKELMAEWKAAPRASKEAEQKLWERFRSAQDTFFTRRSEVFSARDAEQRANLERKQALLTELEALDVDADPRTAQAKLREVQGQWHDIGRVPREAASGLDRRLRAVEDRVRETMDSAWRRTEPSANPLLTQMREQVAEAEQRLERARAAGDAKRIREAEKALAGKRQFLELAEKAG, encoded by the coding sequence ATGAGCGACTGGACTTCCTTCGGACGGGTTGATGCGGACGGCACGGTCTACGTCAAGACTGCCGAAGGGGAGCGCGCGGTCGGGTCCTGGCAGGCTGGAGCGCCGGAGGAAGGCCTGGCACACTTCGCCCGCCGGTTCGCCGACCTGGTGACCGAGGTCGATTTGACGGAGGCCCGGTTGCAGTCCGGTGCCGCCGACGCGACGCATTCGCTCAGCACGATCCGACGACTGCGCGGGTCACTGGCCGAGGCCCATGTGGTCGGCGATCTCGATTCGCTGGCCGACCGGCTGGACAAGCTGGCGACTCTCGCCGAGGAGAAGGCGGCGCAGGCCAGAGCGGCCCGCGACGCCGCCCGCACCGCCGCGCTGGCCCGCAAGACCGAGCTGGTCGCCGAGGCCGAGCAGCTCGCGGCCGAGTCGACCGGGTGGAAGAGCACCGGCGACCGGTTCCGGGAGATCCTCGACGAGTGGAAGACGATCCGCGGCGTCGACAAGAAGACCGACGGGGAGCTGTGGAAGCGGTTCGCGGCCGCCCGGGACGGGTTCACCCGCCGGCGCGGCGCGCACTTCGCCACCCTCGACGCGCAGCGCAAGCAGGCCCAGTCGGCCAAGAACGAACTGGTCGCCGAGGCCGAGGCGCTGGCCGAGTCGACCGACTGGGCCAGCACCGCGAGCCGGCTCAAGGAGCTGATGGCCGAGTGGAAGGCCGCCCCACGCGCCTCGAAGGAGGCGGAGCAGAAGCTGTGGGAACGGTTCCGTTCGGCGCAGGACACCTTCTTCACCCGCCGCAGCGAGGTCTTCTCGGCCCGCGACGCCGAGCAGCGCGCCAACCTGGAGCGTAAGCAGGCGCTGCTGACCGAGCTGGAGGCCCTCGACGTCGACGCGGATCCGCGTACCGCGCAGGCGAAACTGCGTGAGGTGCAGGGCCAGTGGCACGACATCGGCCGGGTGCCGCGCGAGGCGGCGTCGGGCCTGGACCGTCGACTGCGGGCGGTCGAGGACCGGGTACGCGAGACGATGGACTCGGCCTGGCGGCGTACCGAGCCGTCGGCCAATCCCCTGTTGACCCAGATGCGCGAGCAGGTCGCCGAGGCCGAGCAGCGGCTGGAGCGGGCCAGGGCGGCCGGTGACGCCAAGCGGATCCGCGAAGCGGAGAAGGCACTCGCCGGCAAGCGGCAGTTCCTGGAGCTGGCGGAGAAGGCGGGATAG